The Candidatus Tumulicola sp. region GTTCGCGCTGCCGACGGCCGTAGCGGGCATCGCGCTCTCGACGATCTACGGTCCAAGTGGAATATTCGGAAAGCCGCTGCTCAAGTTGGGCATTCATGCCGCGTATTCGCGTATCGGCATCGTCATCGCGCTGACGTTCATCGGGCTACCGTTTATCGTACGTACCGTGCAACCGGTGCTGGCCGATATCGACCGCGAACTCGAAGAAGCGGCCGCGAGTCTTGGCGCTAACCGGTTCCAAACGTTTACGCGCGTACTGTTGCCCGCGATTTTGCCGGCGGCTATTACCGGCTTCGCATTAGCGTTCGCTCGTGCCATCGGCGAATACGGCTCGGTCATTTTTATCGCCGGCAACATGCCGATGCGCACCGAAATCACGCCGCTGTTGATCGTAACCAAGCTCGAGCAGTACGATTACGCCGGTGCCACCGCTATCGCAGTGGCAATGCTGGTCGTTTCGTTCGCGATGCTGCTGGCGATCAATCTGTTGCAGAAGTGGGGCGGCGGTCGCGAGTCTCGCGGCCAAGCGAGGCCAGCGCGTGGCTAAATCGATGGCGTGGGGTACTCCACAGCACATCGCAGCGCGCCGGCTCGCCGCGACGTCCGAATCGCCTGCGGTCAAGTGGCTGCTCGTCAGTATTGCCGTGGCGTTTCTCGTGGTGTTTCTATTCGTACCGTTAGGTGTTGTGTTCGGCTCCGCGTTCGCAGCCGGCATCATGCCGTACTTCAAATCGTTCGCCGACCCCGACACGCAGGCGTCGATAAGACTGACATTGATAGCGGCTGCGATCTCCGTCCCGCTAAACGTGGCGTTTGGAATGTGCGCGGCGTGGGCGATCGGAAAGTTTCAGTTTCCCGGCCGCAGCCTGCTGATCACCTTGATCGACCTCC contains the following coding sequences:
- the cysT gene encoding sulfate ABC transporter permease subunit CysT: MIAAARRPRSILPGFGLTLGLTVAYLSLIVLIPLAAAFFKASTLGWFGFWHDVTTPRALASYQITFGASFLAACINLVMGVLTAWVLVRYQFPLKKLFDSLVDLPFALPTAVAGIALSTIYGPSGIFGKPLLKLGIHAAYSRIGIVIALTFIGLPFIVRTVQPVLADIDRELEEAAASLGANRFQTFTRVLLPAILPAAITGFALAFARAIGEYGSVIFIAGNMPMRTEITPLLIVTKLEQYDYAGATAIAVAMLVVSFAMLLAINLLQKWGGGRESRGQARPARG